A window of Helicoverpa armigera isolate CAAS_96S chromosome 30, ASM3070526v1, whole genome shotgun sequence contains these coding sequences:
- the LOC110380540 gene encoding uncharacterized protein LOC110380540 isoform X2, translating into MFCVQEKERADTFASDKDPLSITQTPTDSDDSDEPAAKRIKYSPLNLQVYQIPAFNTPKSLSIYPTNTLPNFVNNPLNLANPLSFATKPQNGESLVKNLHHRYSLPAKLTITPVVNGEVVRYKKNGEVAKKRGPPKGYKRKPKAEKLEFSQSFNGGLQTQNTILSSLLAANNTSITGVSIQPVQPPPPQPEIKLPEGTELVELLLDPEDWFPTEPYKMVFSRKKNPKWKNFPYQCEHCFKGYRVASTLITHAAERHGCVPKDFAIPCPCCPHVSTRRKHHKKHLETHESRRHRIFCLYCLPPHDPSEPFVKEPVKYPYDKFPQFWYASEESLRLHKKRKHPYSGLFNVSWFSTWRDATPNS; encoded by the exons ATGTTCTGCGTCCAAGAAAAGGAACGAGCAGACACCTTTGCATCAGACAAGGACCCGCTCAGCATCACACAAACACCAACCGACTCAGATGACTCGGACGAGCCTGCAGCCAAACGCATAAAATACTCCCCACTAAACCTTCAAGTTTACCAAATACCTGCGTTCAACACACCGAAATCCCTCTCCATATATCCTACGAATACGCTACCAAATTTTGTGAACAATCCTCTAAACTTAGCGAATCCATTATCATTTGCAACCAAACCGCAAAATGGAGAAAGTCTGGTAAAGAATCTACATCATCGGTATTCCTTACCAGCTAAGTTGACTATTACTCCGGTTGTGAACGGAGAAGTGGTACGGTATAAGAAGAATGGAGAAGTGGCGAAGAAGCGAGGGCCTCCGAAAGGTTATAAGAGGAAACCGAAAGCTGAGAAGTTGGAGTTCTCGCAGAGTTTTAATGGAGGTTTGCAG ACCCAGAACACGATACTATCAAGCCTGCTAGCTGCCAACAACACTAGCATCACCGGAGTCAGCATACAGCCTGTCCAGCCACCACCACCACAGCCGGAGATCAAACTGCCTGAAG GCACGGAGCTGGTAGAGTTACTTCTCGACCCTGAAGACTGGTTTCCCACCGAGCCCTACAAGATGGTGTTCAGCAGAAAAAAGAACCCCAAGTGGAAGAACTTCCCATATCAATGCGAACATTGCTTTAaa GGTTACCGCGTAGCATCAACCCTTATCACCCACGCAGCAGAACGCCACGGCTGCGTCCCCAAAGACTTCGCCATCCCGTGTCCGTGCTGTCCCCACGTGTCCACCCGCCGCAAGCACCACAAGAAGCATCTGGAGACGCACGAGAGCCGCCGCCATAGGATATTCTGTCTCTACTGCTTACCCCCAC ACGACCCTTCAGAACCATTCGTGAAAGAACCAGTAAAGTACCCTTACGATAAATTTCCCCAATTTTGGTACGCCTCAGAAGAATCATTAAGACTTCATAAAAAGCGAAAACACCCATATTCCGGGCTTTTTAACGTTTCATGGTTCAGCACATGGCGAGATGCAACCCCAAATAGctaa
- the LOC110380540 gene encoding uncharacterized protein LOC110380540 isoform X1, giving the protein MFCVQEKERADTFASDKDPLSITQTPTDSDDSDEPAAKRIKYSPLNLQVYQIPAFNTPKSLSIYPTNTLPNFVNNPLNLANPLSFATKPQNGESLVKNLHHRYSLPAKLTITPVVNGEVVRYKKNGEVAKKRGPPKGYKRKPKAEKLEFSQSFNGGLQSSLQTQNTILSSLLAANNTSITGVSIQPVQPPPPQPEIKLPEGTELVELLLDPEDWFPTEPYKMVFSRKKNPKWKNFPYQCEHCFKGYRVASTLITHAAERHGCVPKDFAIPCPCCPHVSTRRKHHKKHLETHESRRHRIFCLYCLPPHDPSEPFVKEPVKYPYDKFPQFWYASEESLRLHKKRKHPYSGLFNVSWFSTWRDATPNS; this is encoded by the exons ATGTTCTGCGTCCAAGAAAAGGAACGAGCAGACACCTTTGCATCAGACAAGGACCCGCTCAGCATCACACAAACACCAACCGACTCAGATGACTCGGACGAGCCTGCAGCCAAACGCATAAAATACTCCCCACTAAACCTTCAAGTTTACCAAATACCTGCGTTCAACACACCGAAATCCCTCTCCATATATCCTACGAATACGCTACCAAATTTTGTGAACAATCCTCTAAACTTAGCGAATCCATTATCATTTGCAACCAAACCGCAAAATGGAGAAAGTCTGGTAAAGAATCTACATCATCGGTATTCCTTACCAGCTAAGTTGACTATTACTCCGGTTGTGAACGGAGAAGTGGTACGGTATAAGAAGAATGGAGAAGTGGCGAAGAAGCGAGGGCCTCCGAAAGGTTATAAGAGGAAACCGAAAGCTGAGAAGTTGGAGTTCTCGCAGAGTTTTAATGGAGGTTTGCAG TCTTCTTTACAGACCCAGAACACGATACTATCAAGCCTGCTAGCTGCCAACAACACTAGCATCACCGGAGTCAGCATACAGCCTGTCCAGCCACCACCACCACAGCCGGAGATCAAACTGCCTGAAG GCACGGAGCTGGTAGAGTTACTTCTCGACCCTGAAGACTGGTTTCCCACCGAGCCCTACAAGATGGTGTTCAGCAGAAAAAAGAACCCCAAGTGGAAGAACTTCCCATATCAATGCGAACATTGCTTTAaa GGTTACCGCGTAGCATCAACCCTTATCACCCACGCAGCAGAACGCCACGGCTGCGTCCCCAAAGACTTCGCCATCCCGTGTCCGTGCTGTCCCCACGTGTCCACCCGCCGCAAGCACCACAAGAAGCATCTGGAGACGCACGAGAGCCGCCGCCATAGGATATTCTGTCTCTACTGCTTACCCCCAC ACGACCCTTCAGAACCATTCGTGAAAGAACCAGTAAAGTACCCTTACGATAAATTTCCCCAATTTTGGTACGCCTCAGAAGAATCATTAAGACTTCATAAAAAGCGAAAACACCCATATTCCGGGCTTTTTAACGTTTCATGGTTCAGCACATGGCGAGATGCAACCCCAAATAGctaa
- the LOC110380541 gene encoding protein neuralized isoform X2, with translation MGQTGSTVPAPRTACTGGTPNNLPPLGFHSVHGENIRVSRDGSMARRVESFCKGVAFSARPVRVNEKVCLRFVEISNSWSGVIRFGFTNYDPATLAHSLPKYACPDLTNKPGYWAKALGERFCEKDNILYYYVNSSGDVHFGMNGEDKGLFFSGVDTRSPLWALVDVYGNCTAVQFADPRAPSQRRHSPVDEDRLVSSMRSLNVEEALPAPRYQNPLAPLSLHRTKGRNVQCVNDRGIAARADAEFCQGYVFTARPMRPGQTIVVQILATEAAYAGSLAIGLTSCDPATLRPCDLPDDAELLLDRPEYWVVRRDAANGLRRGDELAVTLTQDGEVRVSRNGSTPVTVMHVDHTLRLWAFVDIYGATQKVRMLSTLVVPQTQTPPQQLRVLTGSAGPITAGAGGTVLVVSLPPQNGGQNAANQQSLTLASAHYIEPIQTTSQLCLTGLPINQPSSCSYQPPRPRADNQCSSTSQNNLNEQAQIPNGHSEPLRLAERLQNGPSTSRHQPIYSVIGEGGATGNLTGAECTICYENPIDSVLYMCGHMCMCYRCAVQQWRGKGGGQCPLCRAQIKDVIRTYKS, from the exons CCCCTCGCACGGCCTGCACAGGAGGTACTCCGAACAACTTACCCCCCCTGGGCTTCCATTCAGTCCATGGTGAGAACATCAGAGTCTCCAGGGATGGCTCCATGGCTCGGCGAGTGGAGTCTTTCTGCAAGGGTGTCGCGTTCAGCGCTAGGCCTGTTAGGGTTAATGAGAAG GTTTGCCTTCGCTTCGTGGAAATCTCAAACAGCTGGAGCGGTGTCATCCGATTCGGTTTCACAAACTACGACCCCGCGACTCTCGCGCACTCTCTCCCCAAGTACGCCTGCCCAGACCTCACGAACAAGCCCGGCTACTGGGCCAAAGCCCTCGGCGAAAGATTCTGCGAAAAAGACAATATCTTATATTACTACGTCAATTCTTCGGGGGACGTTCATTTCGGCATGAATGGAGAAGATAAAGGTCTGTTCTTCTCTGGAGTAGACACACGCAGTCCCTTATGGGCCTTAGTAGATGTTTACGGCAACTGCACAGCGGTACAATTCGCTGATCCTAGAGCTCCAAGCCAGAGGCGCCACAGTCCTGTCGATGAAGATAGATTAGTTAGCAGCATGAGGTCGTTAAACGTCGAAGAGGCACTACCAGCCCCAAGATACCAGAATCCTTTAGCACCGCTAAGCTTACATAGAACTAAAGGCAGGAATGTCCAATGTGTTAATGACAGAGGAATCGCTGCAAGAGCTGATGCAGAGTTCTGCCAAGGATATGTGTTTACAGCGCGTCCGATGCGCCCAGGACAGACCATAGTTGTTCAAATTTTAGCTACAGAGGCAGCGTACGCTGGTAGCCTTGCTATAGGGCTCACATCTTGCGATCCTGCAACTTTAAGGCCCTGTGATTTACCTGATGATGCAGAGTTACTTTTAGACCGTCCCGAGTACTGGGTTGTCAGACGGGATGCCGCTAACGGTCTCCGAAGAGGCGATGAACTAGCCGTGACCTTGACACAAGACGGTGAAGTGAGGGTCAGCAGAAATGGATCCACTCCAGTCACAGTTATGCATGTGGATCATACTCTAAGATTGTGGGCGTTCGTGGATATATACGGGGCTACGCAGAAGGTCAGGATGCTGAGCACACTAGTTGTACCCCAAACTCAAACGCCTCCTCAGCAGTTGAGGGTGTTGACAGGCTCTGCAGGGCCTATTACTGCCGGGGCTGGTGGAACTGTCCTGGTGGTTAGCTTACCGCCTCAAAATGGGGGACAGAACGCTGCGAACCAACAGAGCTTGACTCTTGCAAGCGCGCATTATATTGAG CCGATCCAGACAACCTCACAGCTCTGCCTAACTGGGTTGCCCATCAACCAACCCTCATCCTGCAGCTACCAACCACCCCGACCTCGCGCCGACAACCAGTGCTCGTCAACCAGTCAGAACAACTTGAACGAGCAGGCTCAAATACCCAACGGACATAGCGAACCTTTGAGACTGGCTGAGAGGCTTCAAAACGGTCCTTCTACTAGCAGACATCAGCCTATTTACTCTGTCATCGGCGAAGGGGGTGCTACAGGGAATCTGACGGGAGCTGAATGTACTATATGCTATGAAAATCCTATAGATTCTGTACTATATATGTGTGGTCATATGTGTATGTGTTATAGATGTGCGGTCCAACAGTGGAGGGGCAAAGGGGGCGGTCAATGCCCCCTCTGTAGAGCACAAATCAAAGATGTAATCCGCACGTACAAGTCCTGA